A stretch of Colletotrichum lupini chromosome 2, complete sequence DNA encodes these proteins:
- a CDS encoding RNA recognition domain-containing protein, with protein sequence MQEIQGPVGQGGPSAPGNRFGHASKPSNSETGFSHGAFTSNISGFADRHPRRGNIPTINTQPLNQLQHQHQHQHQAPPSAADMATPGTAFDMQFTPLLPSQLLLGSPFQPGTPAAFASPQFQNLQSFQQAQHQSQQQQQHNGLQSPVQQSMSPQQYQAMVSPSTYGAPQFFQPQSPTGGSFNNMQIPMQPSSPVSMGPGMVTGTSRTVYLGNIPPDTSAEEILGHVRSGQIESVRLLPDKNCAFISFLDASSATHFHSDAILKKLCIKGQDIKVGWGKPSQVPTSVALAVQQSGASRNVYLGNLPEDIAEEELREDLGKFGAIDTVKIVREKSIAFIHFLSIANAIKAVSQLPQEPKWQAPRRVYYGKDRCAYVSKTQQQNAAQYLGIAPGYAHMLTGADRDVISNALAQQSVAAAAVATTAGGINNLGNRTIYLGNIHPETTIEEICNVVRGGLLHHIRYIPDKHICFVTFIDPTAAASFYALSNLQGLMIHNRRLKIGWGKHSGALPPAIALAVSGGASRNVYIGNLDETWTEERLRQDFSEFGEIELVNTLREKSCAFVNFTNIANAIKAIEAIRSKDEYKKFKVNFGKDRCGNAPRQLQQQAQSPRTDGVSSPPPNGSQNSGSPTNGNTPQQSATMFGSNNHPLTMYLNHVSQQAQHQQHQQHQQLAVQQQALFGTAQSSPSELSIDVQSQGPISGHQQSASISNGYPQSASGSGPTTIGGLLAPGNGRGQHNRAVSLPALNPGFENGGVPSGHDGEQRRGHQYQASFGGMGAGYGLAIQGGLNGWVEEEVAN encoded by the coding sequence ATGCAGGAAATTCAAGGACCCGTCGGCCAAGGCGGCCCCAGTGCTCCTGGGAACCGCTTCGGCCACGCCTCCAAGCCTTCCAATAGCGAAACTGGCTTCTCTCACGGAGCTTTCACTTCCAACATCTCTGGCTTCGCTGACAGGCACCCTCGTCGTGGAAACATTCCCACCATCAACACTCAGCCCCTGAACCAGCTCCAGCatcagcaccagcaccagcatCAGGCGCCCCCTTCCGCCGCCGACATGGCCACTCCTGGCACCGCTTTCGACATGCAGTTCACGCCTCTTCTTCCCTCCCAGCTGCTGCTCGGAAGCCCCTTCCAGCCTGGAACCCCGGCGGCTTTCGCGAGCCCTCAGTTCCAGAACCTGCAGAGCTTCCAGCAAGCTCAGCACCAGAGccaacagcagcaacagcacaATGGCCTGCAGAGCCCTGTTCAGCAGAGCATGTCTCCTCAGCAGTACCAGGCCATGGTTTCTCCTTCGACCTACGGCGCTCCCCAGTTCTTCCAGCCTCAGTCTCCCACCGGTGGTAGCTTCAACAACATGCAGATTCCCATGCAGCCCAGCTCTCCCGTTTCGATGGGCCCTGGCATGGTCACTGGTACCAGCCGCACCGTCTACCTCGGTAACATTCCCCCCGACACTTCCGCTGAGGAGATTCTGGGTCACGTTCGTAGCGGACAAATCGAGTCCGTCCGTCTTCTGCCCGATAAGAACTGTGCCTTCATCTCCTTCCTCGACGCCAGCTCCGCAACCCACTTCCACTCTGATGCCATCTTGAAAAAGCTCTGCATCAAGGGCCAGGACATCAAGGTCGGCTGGGGCAAGCCTTCGCAGGTACCCACCTCTGTGGCTCTGGCTGTCCAGCAGTCAGGTGCTTCCCGTAACGTGTACTTGGGTAACCTACCGGAGGATATTGCCGAGGAGGAGCTTCGTGAGGACCTTGGGAAGTTCGGTGCCATTGACACGGTCAAGATTGTTCGTGAGAAGAGCATTGCCTTCATCCACTTTCTGTCCATTGCCAACGCAATCAAGGCTGTTTCTCAACTTCCTCAAGAGCCAAAGTGGCAGGCTCCTCGTCGCGTTTACTACGGCAAGGACCGTTGCGCCTACGTTTCGAAGACGCAGCAGCAGAACGCTGCTCAATACCTGGGTATCGCGCCTGGCTATGCGCACATGCTTACTGGTGCAGACCGCGACGTGATCTCCAATGCGCTGGCTCAGCAATCTGTTGCAGCAGCTGCTGTTGCGACGACCGCCGGTGGTATTAACAACCTCGGAAACCGCACCATCTATCTGGGCAACATCCACCCCGAGACGACCATTGAGGAGATTTGCAACGTTGTGCGCGGAGGTCTTCTCCACCACATCCGTTACATCCCTGACAAGCACATCTGCTTCGTTACCTTCATCGACCCCACGGCCGCGGCGTCTTTCTACGCTCTGAGCAACCTTCAGGGCTTGATGATCCACAATCGCAGGCTCAAGATTGGCTGGGGCAAGCACTCTGGTGCTTTGCCGCCGGCCATCGCCCTTGCTGTCAGCGGAGGAGCTTCTCGCAATGTCTACATTGGTAACCTTGATGAGACCTGGACTGAAGAGCGACTGAGACAGGACTTCTCGGAATTCGGCGAGATTGAGCTGGTCAACACCCTGAGAGAGAAGAGCTGCGCCTTTGTCAACTTCACCAACATTGCCAACGCTATCAAGGCTATCGAGGCCATCCGCAGCAAGGACGAGTACAAGAAGTTCAAGGTCAACTTCGGCAAGGATCGTTGCGGAAACGCACCCCGTCAGCTTCAACAACAGGCGCAGTCTCCTCGTACCGATGGTGTTTCGTCACCTCCGCCCAATGGTTCCCAGAACTCTGGTTCTCCCACCAACGGCAACACCCCCCAACAGTCAGCCACGATGTTCGGCTCAAACAACCATCCCCTTACGATGTACCTGAACCACGTCTCTCAGCAAGCGCAACATCAACAGCATCAGCAGCACCAGCAACTTGCTGTTCAGCAACAGGCCTTGTTCGGCACTGCCCAGTCATCACCTAGCGAGCTCTCCATCGATGTGCAATCCCAGGGTCCCATCTCTGGGCACCAACAGTCGGCCAGCATCTCGAACGGATACCCTCAGAGTGCATCGGGTTCCGGACCGACTACCATTGGTGGTCTTCTGGCCCCTGGCAACGGTCGCGGCCAACACAACCGTGCCGTCAGCTTGCCCGCCCTGAACCCCGGTTTCGAGAACGGCGGCGTCCCTTCGGGCCACGACGGCGAGCAACGCCGTGGACACCAGTACCAGGCTAGCTTCGGCGGCATGGGCGCTGGCTACGGTCTTGCCATTCAAGGTGGCCTGAACGGCTGGGTCGAAGAGGAGGTTGCCAACTAG